The nucleotide sequence CCCACGTCATTTTTGAGAATGCGGCTAATTTTGTAGACAGACTTCTGCCTAGGCATTTAGGCAAGCTCGATGTCGTCGTTTGCCCGGCAGACGCGGTCATGGAATTCACAAACGCCTGTCACTTGTCGCGAGACGCGATGAATGGCCCCAATCGCTTTGACAAAACGACAGGCTGCGTAGTTTGCCGCGGTGGCTTCATATTTTTCGACCCAAGCGTGGCGGACGGGAATCTGCGTTTGTTTGATTGGCCACACGCCCGGTCGCGGCTTTAAGTGGTCAACGATACCGATTCGCCAAGGCTTTGCGGTGAGCCGAGCGCGAAAACAGTTTTGCTTCTGACACATGACCGCATAAGTACGATCGACACCGAGCGACTTGAAGGCCGCGTCAACTTGGGAAGACCGGGGATCAAAGGTGGCGTGCATCGCCAAAACTCGAAATCCATTGGGCGTTCGATAGATCCGCAGATGCCATTCGGGATGGGTGCGGGTGAAGTGATCGAATCGTCGCAACGCAATCGGCTCGTGTCCGCCCCTGAGCGTGATCGAGATTCTGTGAATCCAGTGCAGCAAGAGATGGATCGCCGTGGCAGCGATCGGCAACACTAAAATTCCCTTTGCGAGACTCTCGAGTTGCAAGCCAACTGCGATCGCGACCAAAATGGAAAAGCCCATGCTGATCAAGAATGTCGTGCAGGAATCGGGTTCGGTCGCTTGGAAATCGACATCGGCAAAGAAGACATCGGGCGTGTTCAAGCACCTCGCGCCGTACGAGTTTCGGCTGACGACGTGTTCGCCAAAACGTTCAATCACCTCCTCGCGAATGGGAAGTCCATCGGCTCCGTTGTAGCGTACTTTCAATTCCCGACGCGGTAATGTTTCACCGCGAACAATTCGATCCAACGCATCTCGGACGCGATCGTCCGCGTGTCGCTGAGCCTCTTCAACACTGGTGTTGGACCAGCCAAATCGCCGCACCGTGATTTGGCGTTCGGAATCACGTTTCTGAATACGTGACTCCGCCCAAAATTCAGGAACAATCATTCCATTTTCTTTTCTAGAACATTTTGAAAAATGAAGTGGGAAGCATACCGTAGCTGCGTTCGCAAGAATGTGGTCCAACGTCGGGCGACGGTAGCCACATCAAAATGAAAGAGGCACTGATTCCAAGGGGACGGGACTCCAAGAAGCGGAAGCCCAGTTCGAGGTTTACGGCGAAATCAACGCGACGGGCGGCGCCTCCCTTTTAACATAGCCCCGATCGCGAATCTTGATACCACACCCATCCTTGCTTCGCTTCCTTATTCAGCCCCTCGCCCATCCCCCTCGCCCAGCACAGAGGGATCGGCACGCGGGGCACCGAGTCTGCCGCTACGTTTTTGCCCCAGTTCTGGGCGTTCAACATCGGTTACAATGCTCGACATGAATGCCGAACGTCCCATGAGGCGACTTCGAGGGCTGAGGGCTGGACCACATTACTTGGATGCGAAAAGTGAAAATGATGAAATCTGCTGCGGTTGTGAACTTTGCTCCCGAGAAGGGGTGCGTCGAGATCCGTGAGATTGATCGTCCGGTGATCGGGCCCGATGACGTGCTGTTGGAGGTTGCCAACGTCGGTGTCTGTGGTAGCGATTTGCATCAATGGACCGCGGATCATTCTTGGCCGGTTAACTATCCAGTGGTGCTGGGGCACGAATTTGGCGGTCATCTGGTTGAGTTGGGCGCGAATGTCCAGGGTTGGGCCGAAGGCGACCGCGTCGTCAGCGAGACCGCCGCGATCATAGACCCGCAAAATCCCATGTCACGCCGTGGACTCTACAACCTCGATCCCACTCGCAAAGGGTTTGGTTATGGGGTGAACGGTGCGATGACGAAATATGTCAGCGTGCCGGCGCGGATTCTGCATGCGGTGCCCGATGCGTTGCCGTTTGAACATGCCTGTCTGACCGAACCCTGTTGTGTCGCCTATAACGCCGTGGTCAAAAACGCTCACATCGAACCAGGCGACCGCATCGTCGTGCTTGGCCCCGGTACGATTGGGATCCTGTGCGCGGCGATGGCGCGACTGTGTGGCGCCGAGGTCGCACTGGTAGGACTCGAGTCGGATCGCCACCGCTTAGAGATCGCTAAACAATATGGTTGCGAAGCGATCATCGGTGACGCCAAGCCGTGGGCGCTCCAGCGAGATGGACTCGGGTGCGACGGAGTGATCGACGCAGCCGGGGCCAGTATCACGCTGCAGATCGCGATGGACTTGGTTCGCCCGGCGGGTTGGATTTCCAAGGTCGGTTGGGGCCCGCAACCTCTCGGCTTTAATCTCGACCCGTTGGTGCAAAAGAACGTGCGACTACAAGGCAGTTTCAGCCACAATTGGCCGATCTGGGAACGCGTGATCGCGCTGCTGACCAGTGGCCAATTGGACGTCAAACCGATCATCGGCGGCGTGTGGCCGATCACCCAGTGGCACGAAGCGTTTGAGAAAATGCACCGCGGCGAGGTCGTCAAATCGGTGCTGAAACCCGTTTAACCCTTCGTTCCATCATCACGTTGACTTCACCCTAGTCCCGCGAGCGGAATCGCGGGGCGATCAATCGGATCGACCATGCCAAAACTTGCTGCCTTTCCCAAAGCGTTCATGCAGGCCCTCTGTAAAGACGGCACGATGACGGTGTCACAGTGGATTGAACTCGCCGTGAAACTTGATATCCAAGGACTCGAGTGGTACGCCGGTTTTCTAGAGATGGCCGACGAAGCAAATTGGCCACGGTTTCGCAAGCAGGTCGAAGACCATGGCAAGGTGATTCCGATGATGTGTTGCTCACCCGACTTTACCCACCCCGATGCGGCGTTTCGGGAGCAAGAGATCGTTAAACAGAAACGCTGGATCGAGATGACCCACGCGCTCGGCGGGTCGTATTGCCGTGTGCTCAGCGGCCAACGGCGACCTCAGCTGACGATTGACGAAGGGGTCAAGTATGCGGCCGATTCGATCGAAGCTTGTTTGCCATTCGCCGAGCAACGCGGCATCACGTTGATCATCGAGAATCATTACAAGGATGATTTTTGGGAGTACCCTGAGTTTGCACAAAAGATGGATGTCTTCTGTCAACTCGTCGACCGCATCGACCACTCTCACTTTGGCGTCAATTACGACCCCAGCAACACGTATCTCGCTGGAGAGGACCCGCTCGAGCTGCTCCGCCGCGTTTCCGATCACGTTGTCACGATGCATGCCAGTGATCGCTATTTGAAGGAAGGCACGCTGGAGGACTTGCGCCGCGAAGAAGGGGGGGCGACCGGTTATGCGAAGCGGCTCAGTCATGGCGAAATCGGTCAAGGGTTGAATGACTACGATGCGATCTTTAGTGAACTGAAACGAGTCGGCTTCGATGGTTGGATCAGTATCGAAGACGGCGTCGACGGCATGGACCAACTCGCCCGCAGCGTCGAGTTTCTGAAACGAAAGATCGCCCAGTATTGGCCCACTTAACGCAACTCGCGTTCGTCACGCAACTGTCGATCCCATCAGCCGCAGGCGCGTTAGCGTCCGGTTCCCCCCGCTTGCGCCCTGTCGTCCATCGTGAATCCGATAAATCGCAGTAAATCAAACGCCGCTTAGGAACATCACCATGATGCAACGTCGCTCCTTTTTGCAAGCTAGTCTGGCGACAACGCTTGCCACGTCATTAGGAAAAACGGTCATAGCAGCTCAGGGCGGGCGCCCTCAAATCCTGCTTCGCTCGTCGTGGCAGGTGGCTAACATTGGTGACATCGCGCATACGCCGGGAGTGTTGGCGCTGCTGGAAAAACACCTTCCCAATGCCGACGTCGTCCTCTGGGCATCTTATGATTTGACGGAGGAAGTGGCCGCGATGGAGCATCGACGTTTTCCAACACTGCGAATCGTCAAAGGGGCAATCGGTGCTGGCGGAAACGCATCCAACGCGGAGCTACAAACCGCGATTGACGAGTGTGATTTTTTGTTGCACGGTTCGGGCCCGTCGTTGGTCGCCGCACGCGATGTCGCTGCGTTTGTGCAACATGTTGGGAAACCGTTTGGCGTGTATGGGATCACGCACGGTTCCTTCTTTTCTGGCGATGACAAGGAGTTGCTCAGCCAAGCCGAATTCGTTTTCTTTCGCGACTCGGTTTCGCTGGAGTTCGCCAAACAGCAAGGAGTCCAAAGTCCGGTGATGGAGTTTGGACCCGACGGCGCGTTTGCTTGCGATTTGCGTGACGATGCAAAAGCGGCCCAGTTCCTCCAAGCCAACGAGCTTGAAACTGGAAAGTTCCTCTGTTGTTTTTCGCGTTTGCGCTACACACCGTACTGGACCATCCCAAGCAAAAAACGCAAGATCGATGCGGCACGGCACGCGCGTAACGAAGCGATGAAAACGCAGGATCATGCGCCGATTCTCGAGGCCATCGTGCGTGTGATTCGCGAAACCGATTTGAAGGTGCTGTTATGCCCCGAGGACATGACTCAGATGACGGTGGGCAAAGAGAATCTGTATGACAAATTGCCCGGCGATGTCAAACCGCGAGTCGTGTGGCGCGAAAACTTCTGGCTGACCGACGAAGCGCTGAGCGTCTACGTTCGTAGCGCTGGGGTGTTTGGTAGCGAGATGCATTCACCGATCATGGCGGTCGGTAACGGCATTCCCGCGATCGTTTGCCGCTTCGCCGAACAGACGAGTAAGGGGTTCATGTGGCAAGACATCGGGCTGGGAGATTGGTTGTTCGATCTCGACGCTCCAGAGCAAGCCGCTCGAGTGCCCGATGCGGTGGTCGCGATGGCCAGCGACTTTGCAGCGGCGAAAGCCAAGACCGAAACGGCACGGCAATTTGTGCACAAGCGGCAACGTGAGACGATGCAAGTGCTGGCGGATCAGTTTGCATCCGATTGAGCCGCGGGCTGTAGTGCACCGGAGTACGCAGGCGATCGGGCCATCCGCAGATGGCCGTCCCACTTATACCGGAGGACGCCCCGTTTGTATCCCGACAGGGGATTACCGAGATTAGCCGGGGGTCGCTGCGCAGTAGCGCATCCCCGGTTTTCGAAACGAATGAAACGCCGACCCCGACCGGGGTCGTGGACGGTCTGTGCCTCTTACTCGAGGGCAATGCCAGTGGTGTTCGATCCACGGCGATGAGAACTTCAGCACACTGAGGCGGACCGCACTGAGCCTGCTGAAGCACGAGAAGACAGCCAAGTGTGGAGTGAAGAACAGCCGAATCACTGCCCGATGGTACCAATCGGAGGTGCCCTTCGTTCGGACGCAGCTTTGAGTCCTGCGCGGGAGTCGTACGAAATGCTCGGAGGGGCCATTCGTGGCTGGCACCTTGGGGGCGACTCATTACAATTCAGCGCAAGGCAGTTTGCGTGGATGGATCTGTATTCCAATCCGCTGAATCATTTCTGCCAGAACTTGGCAATTGAAAATAAAGAGACTTGTGTGGACTTTCCGGTAATCGTAACAGCAATCTTCGGAGCTTTTGTCGTCTTTGGAGGAGTGATGGGCTATGTCAAAGCGGCAAGCAAGGCTTCATTGATCGCAGGCAGCATCACTGGCGGACTCCTTCTGCTCTCAGCGTTTCTGATTGCGAGAGGCATCACAGCAGGGGCAGTTCTAGGGATCGTTGTTTCGCTACTGTTGATTGGCCAGTTTGGCCCTTCGTTGCTGAAGAAGTTCAAGATCATGCCCAACCTGCTAGTGGTCGTCCTGGGAATCATCACCGTCGGCACGCTCCTTTTTAGTTTTTTCAAATAGGTTCCGAGAATCAAAGCGGACGGCGGTCGTAGTTGGTTCCATGCGTCCATTCAAGGCCCCGTCCCCTTGGGGCGTCCTTCAATGGCTGGCACCAATCGGAGAGTCGTTGGGGCGGAGATGTGACGGTCTGTTTTAGGCCCAAGGGGCCGGCGTTAGGTCAGCCCAGGGCAACGCCCTGGGTTTGACGGAGACCCAATCCAGCCAAGCCCCAACGGGGCGGTCCTAATCCATCGGCGTGGCTTCACGGTTGTCGAGGCGACGCGTTAACGTCCCGCCTCGCTGACCCGATGTTGGTAGGTGCTGCCTTCAAAAAGCTCTGGCAGCCATCGACCTCCGATTCCCGGCTCGTCCGAGGCATGCGCGTAGCCTGCTTCGACCTGAATCGTTCCGGAAATCAGCTTGGGATAGATCATCCGAATTTGCGATCTGACGGTCTCCTGCCATGCGACATTCGTCGTCGCGGTACCGACCTGCAGTCCCGACAGCAATGTCAACGGTCCGGTACAGTCGTGCATCACGACCGGCACATTGTAGCTCTGTGCCATATTGCAAATGCGATGAGTTTGCGAAATGCCGCCGACCCAAGTCGGATCGATCATGATGTAATCGGCGGCACGCTTCTCCAGGACCAGGCGATAATCTTCCATGCCGATCATCATCTCACTGACAGCGAGTGGCACATCGGTTTGCCGCCGGAAATCTGCGATGGTGTCAACGCAATCCGGCCGGATGACATCTTCGAGCCACAACGGATCGATCTCACGCATGGCTTTCGCGATCCGCACTGCGGTGGGCAGTTGAAAGAATCCGTGCCCGTCTAACATGATTTCAATCTGATTGCCAAACGCATCTCGAATCGCACGCATGGGACGCAGCCCGACTTCGAGATCTTGCTTCGATAGATAAAGAGGACCGCCGTGCTTATGCGCGGCAAAGTCCAGTGTCCACATCTTCACCGCTCGATATCCCTCGTCGAGCAATTCCTGGACATATTCGGTAGGTCGATTGACGACGGACCAGTAGTCGTTCAAAGGCCCTTCGTGTCCCACGCACCCATGGCCGGGCCACACATGCGAATCGTGCGGCTCATTGGATTTTCCAGCGTAGCTGGGGCCGGCGCTGCTATTGTAAACGGGAATTTTGTCCTGGCTCCTGCCGCCCAGCAATTGCCAGACGGGTTGATCGCAAACCTGACCCAGAATATCCCACAGCGCCAAGTCGATTGCAGAAATCGCACGCAACTCACAACCACGCGAGCCGAAGTTGGTCGTCCGCTCGTAAAGAAAACGCCAATGACTCTCGATCTCTAGCGGATTGGCCCCCAACAGCCGCTTGGCCATCCAATCATGAATCGTCGATGCCACGGCTTCGGGAACATAATACGTCTCACCATGGCCAATGTGGCCTGCGTCCGTATGGATTCGTAATGCCAGTAGCCCCGGCATGATGTCGCGGGGAATGACGGTTTCCAATTTCGTAATTTTCATGTCGCTTCGATCCTGCACTTGAGCTGGGCAGCGCCAGTTTGATGAGTCGATCGTTCGTAAGACTTAGTCTGAACGAGACTTATCTCGCTTGACGCGAGAACCAATAAGAAGCGCCCCGCCGTGTGCGAATGGTTTCACGAAACCACGGAGGGTCGCTGTAATGTCCGTGCAGGATACCGCATCGCTGGGAGGAATGCTTGCGCAGTCACTCGCCTTTCTTGCTTCGTGTTTTCATGGCGCCAAAGGTCGACGAC is from Novipirellula galeiformis and encodes:
- a CDS encoding sugar phosphate isomerase/epimerase family protein, with protein sequence MPKLAAFPKAFMQALCKDGTMTVSQWIELAVKLDIQGLEWYAGFLEMADEANWPRFRKQVEDHGKVIPMMCCSPDFTHPDAAFREQEIVKQKRWIEMTHALGGSYCRVLSGQRRPQLTIDEGVKYAADSIEACLPFAEQRGITLIIENHYKDDFWEYPEFAQKMDVFCQLVDRIDHSHFGVNYDPSNTYLAGEDPLELLRRVSDHVVTMHASDRYLKEGTLEDLRREEGGATGYAKRLSHGEIGQGLNDYDAIFSELKRVGFDGWISIEDGVDGMDQLARSVEFLKRKIAQYWPT
- a CDS encoding zinc-binding dehydrogenase, translated to MKSAAVVNFAPEKGCVEIREIDRPVIGPDDVLLEVANVGVCGSDLHQWTADHSWPVNYPVVLGHEFGGHLVELGANVQGWAEGDRVVSETAAIIDPQNPMSRRGLYNLDPTRKGFGYGVNGAMTKYVSVPARILHAVPDALPFEHACLTEPCCVAYNAVVKNAHIEPGDRIVVLGPGTIGILCAAMARLCGAEVALVGLESDRHRLEIAKQYGCEAIIGDAKPWALQRDGLGCDGVIDAAGASITLQIAMDLVRPAGWISKVGWGPQPLGFNLDPLVQKNVRLQGSFSHNWPIWERVIALLTSGQLDVKPIIGGVWPITQWHEAFEKMHRGEVVKSVLKPV
- a CDS encoding mandelate racemase/muconate lactonizing enzyme family protein — protein: MKITKLETVIPRDIMPGLLALRIHTDAGHIGHGETYYVPEAVASTIHDWMAKRLLGANPLEIESHWRFLYERTTNFGSRGCELRAISAIDLALWDILGQVCDQPVWQLLGGRSQDKIPVYNSSAGPSYAGKSNEPHDSHVWPGHGCVGHEGPLNDYWSVVNRPTEYVQELLDEGYRAVKMWTLDFAAHKHGGPLYLSKQDLEVGLRPMRAIRDAFGNQIEIMLDGHGFFQLPTAVRIAKAMREIDPLWLEDVIRPDCVDTIADFRRQTDVPLAVSEMMIGMEDYRLVLEKRAADYIMIDPTWVGGISQTHRICNMAQSYNVPVVMHDCTGPLTLLSGLQVGTATTNVAWQETVRSQIRMIYPKLISGTIQVEAGYAHASDEPGIGGRWLPELFEGSTYQHRVSEAGR
- a CDS encoding TMEM14 family protein produces the protein MDLYSNPLNHFCQNLAIENKETCVDFPVIVTAIFGAFVVFGGVMGYVKAASKASLIAGSITGGLLLLSAFLIARGITAGAVLGIVVSLLLIGQFGPSLLKKFKIMPNLLVVVLGIITVGTLLFSFFK
- a CDS encoding polysaccharide pyruvyl transferase family protein — its product is MMQRRSFLQASLATTLATSLGKTVIAAQGGRPQILLRSSWQVANIGDIAHTPGVLALLEKHLPNADVVLWASYDLTEEVAAMEHRRFPTLRIVKGAIGAGGNASNAELQTAIDECDFLLHGSGPSLVAARDVAAFVQHVGKPFGVYGITHGSFFSGDDKELLSQAEFVFFRDSVSLEFAKQQGVQSPVMEFGPDGAFACDLRDDAKAAQFLQANELETGKFLCCFSRLRYTPYWTIPSKKRKIDAARHARNEAMKTQDHAPILEAIVRVIRETDLKVLLCPEDMTQMTVGKENLYDKLPGDVKPRVVWRENFWLTDEALSVYVRSAGVFGSEMHSPIMAVGNGIPAIVCRFAEQTSKGFMWQDIGLGDWLFDLDAPEQAARVPDAVVAMASDFAAAKAKTETARQFVHKRQRETMQVLADQFASD